A region of Beijerinckia sp. 28-YEA-48 DNA encodes the following proteins:
- a CDS encoding AraC family transcriptional regulator yields the protein MGEVESGLRRTKGTRRAPVAPLRQAGRGAECARLTPVWFVADSARGHRNLPDFKTPGLGGAPRRLESPRDTLFEAKAVLRMEPDVGLMSCFDPAPLWAFDASALAQASALVVRPSNGIVVVHQDGAQVVVASREAAIISCAKAARFVLTDVDRLDCFLLPRSASEDPFAEATLRKFAQDNGALLLLGHYAAALMRGLLPMNSDGLQDLSMRYMRDLVAKMFEDGPVVEQAPRPAMRLRAIMVEIEARLDQQSLSAQEVASQHGVSTRYLQKLFEAEGGTFSEYVLRRRLERAVLLLQSSEAPQRPISSIAFDVGFDDLSYFNRTFRRRFGSSPREIRARHRANLLAQGSGGS from the coding sequence ATGGGCGAAGTGGAAAGCGGACTCAGGCGAACAAAGGGCACGCGGCGCGCGCCTGTTGCGCCATTGCGACAGGCTGGACGCGGCGCTGAGTGCGCGCGGCTGACGCCTGTATGGTTCGTTGCTGATAGTGCGCGGGGGCATCGCAATCTGCCGGATTTCAAGACGCCGGGGCTTGGCGGTGCGCCGCGCCGTCTCGAATCGCCGCGCGATACCTTGTTCGAAGCCAAGGCGGTTTTGCGCATGGAGCCGGATGTCGGCTTGATGTCCTGCTTCGATCCAGCGCCGCTCTGGGCCTTCGATGCAAGCGCGCTGGCTCAGGCGAGCGCTTTGGTCGTGCGTCCGTCGAACGGCATTGTCGTCGTGCATCAGGATGGGGCGCAGGTCGTGGTCGCCTCGCGTGAAGCGGCGATTATCTCCTGCGCCAAGGCGGCGCGTTTCGTCCTCACCGATGTCGACCGGCTTGATTGCTTCTTGTTGCCACGCAGCGCGAGCGAGGATCCCTTCGCTGAAGCGACTTTACGCAAATTCGCGCAGGACAATGGCGCTCTGCTGCTGCTCGGCCATTATGCGGCGGCGTTGATGCGCGGCCTCCTGCCGATGAACAGTGATGGATTGCAGGATCTATCGATGCGCTACATGCGCGATCTCGTCGCCAAGATGTTCGAGGATGGGCCGGTGGTCGAGCAGGCGCCGCGCCCGGCGATGCGTCTGCGCGCCATCATGGTCGAGATCGAAGCGCGGCTCGACCAGCAGTCATTGTCGGCGCAGGAGGTGGCGAGCCAGCACGGTGTCAGCACGCGCTATCTGCAGAAGCTGTTCGAGGCGGAGGGCGGGACCTTCTCCGAATATGTGCTGCGGCGGCGGCTTGAGCGGGCGGTGCTGCTGTTACAATCCTCGGAAGCGCCGCAGCGGCCGATCAGCAGTATCGCCTTCGATGTCGGCTTCGACGATCTATCCTATTTCAACCGCACCTTCCGGCGCCGCTTCGGCTCCTCTCCGCGTGAGATCAGGGCGCGTCATCGCGCCAATCTGTTGGCGCAAGGGAGTGGTGGTTCTTAG
- a CDS encoding thioredoxin domain-containing protein yields MFYTRRNFMVAAGGLTLAATGAFAQDSLHELKDDSGKPVTNYKVPSELSLDGLPGVFWIGSDAPDVILAEFSDFNCPYCKRAARDLESLRQKDKALRIGMVQNAVLGLDSYQAARVFLAVLRLHGPQPAHRMRTELFARRGVVGGRTALDVAEQLKLDVGKVEAQANDPLIGEALKKHIKLSENLGFNATPSYMLNGVGILGYPGPKTVARLVASVRECDDLSCG; encoded by the coding sequence ATGTTCTATACACGACGGAATTTTATGGTCGCGGCCGGCGGCCTGACACTGGCAGCCACAGGCGCCTTCGCGCAAGACAGCCTGCACGAATTGAAGGACGACAGCGGCAAGCCGGTGACCAATTACAAGGTGCCGTCAGAACTGTCGCTTGATGGCCTGCCCGGCGTGTTCTGGATCGGCTCCGATGCCCCCGACGTCATTCTCGCCGAGTTTTCCGATTTCAACTGCCCTTATTGCAAGCGTGCCGCGCGCGATCTCGAAAGCTTACGACAGAAGGACAAGGCGCTGCGAATAGGCATGGTGCAGAATGCCGTGCTCGGCCTCGATTCCTACCAAGCCGCCCGCGTCTTCCTCGCCGTCCTGCGCCTGCATGGGCCGCAGCCGGCGCATCGCATGCGTACCGAACTGTTCGCCCGGCGCGGTGTCGTCGGCGGCCGCACCGCCCTTGATGTCGCCGAGCAACTGAAACTCGACGTCGGAAAAGTCGAGGCGCAGGCCAACGATCCCCTGATCGGCGAAGCCTTGAAGAAACATATCAAGCTCTCCGAAAATCTCGGCTTCAACGCCACGCCGTCCTACATGCTGAACGGCGTCGGCATCCTCGGCTACCCCGGCCCCAAGACCGTCGCCCGCCTCGTCGCCTCGGTGCGCGAATGCGATGATTTGAGCTGCGGGTAG
- a CDS encoding dicarboxylate/amino acid:cation symporter, with protein MSTSMAAPAESMKSATPLYKSLFFQVIAALGLGVVLGMAAPDFAVQLKVLSDGFLKLISMVVAPIVFCVVVHGIAGAGDLKKVGRVGVKALVYFEVMTTVALALGILLAYVFGPGHGMNINTANLDGNALNSYADNAHKLQGGGLSAFLLNIIPSTSFDALSRNDVLQVLFFAILFGVSLALYGGPQAQKVSDMIEAVSGVLFKAMSLIVRVAPLGVLGAVAYTVGRYGVGSLKQLLSLVVLYYVAVLLFVFVILGAVMRLAGINIFKFLAYFREELTIVLSTASSDAVLPQIMRKLEVMGIKKSTVGLVVPTGYSFNLDAFSIYLTLAVVFIAQATNTPLSVGDLLLVLGISLVTSKGAHGVPGSAIVILAATLHAVPSIPAIGLVLVLSVDWFIGMARALGNLIGNCVATVVVAAWEGDLDHEKAEQVLNGSTDVSGMVEASGGEAEPIASAA; from the coding sequence ATGTCAACCTCAATGGCCGCTCCGGCGGAATCAATGAAAAGCGCCACGCCGCTTTATAAATCCTTATTCTTCCAAGTGATCGCCGCGCTCGGGCTCGGCGTCGTGCTGGGCATGGCGGCGCCCGACTTCGCCGTGCAGCTCAAAGTATTGAGTGACGGCTTTCTCAAGCTGATCTCGATGGTCGTGGCGCCGATCGTCTTCTGCGTCGTCGTGCATGGCATCGCTGGCGCCGGCGATCTGAAGAAGGTCGGCCGGGTCGGCGTCAAAGCCCTGGTCTATTTCGAAGTGATGACCACGGTGGCGCTCGCGCTCGGCATCCTGCTCGCTTATGTCTTCGGCCCCGGCCATGGCATGAATATCAACACGGCGAACCTCGACGGCAATGCGCTCAACAGCTATGCTGACAACGCCCATAAGTTGCAGGGCGGCGGCCTCTCGGCCTTTCTGCTCAACATCATTCCCAGCACCTCCTTCGATGCGCTGTCGCGCAACGATGTGTTGCAGGTGCTCTTCTTCGCGATCCTGTTCGGGGTCAGCCTGGCGCTCTACGGCGGCCCGCAGGCGCAGAAGGTCTCCGACATGATCGAGGCGGTGTCGGGCGTGCTGTTCAAGGCGATGAGCCTGATCGTGCGCGTTGCGCCGCTGGGCGTGCTCGGCGCCGTGGCCTATACGGTGGGGCGCTATGGCGTTGGCTCGCTGAAGCAGCTCCTGTCGCTGGTGGTGCTCTATTATGTGGCGGTGCTGCTCTTCGTCTTCGTGATCCTGGGCGCGGTGATGCGGCTTGCCGGTATCAATATTTTCAAGTTTCTGGCTTATTTCCGCGAGGAGCTGACGATCGTGCTGAGCACGGCGTCGTCGGATGCAGTGCTGCCGCAGATCATGCGCAAGCTCGAAGTGATGGGCATCAAGAAGTCGACAGTCGGCCTTGTGGTGCCGACGGGCTATTCGTTCAATCTCGATGCCTTCTCTATCTATCTGACGCTCGCGGTGGTGTTCATCGCCCAGGCCACCAATACGCCGCTGTCGGTCGGCGACCTCTTGTTGGTGTTGGGCATTTCGCTTGTCACCTCGAAGGGTGCGCATGGGGTGCCGGGTTCCGCCATCGTCATCCTGGCCGCGACGCTCCATGCGGTGCCATCGATCCCGGCGATTGGCCTGGTGCTGGTGTTGTCGGTCGATTGGTTCATCGGCATGGCGCGCGCACTTGGTAATCTCATCGGCAATTGCGTCGCCACCGTTGTTGTCGCTGCCTGGGAAGGCGATCTCGATCACGAGAAAGCAGAGCAGGTGCTGAACGGCTCCACCGATGTGAGCGGCATGGTGGAGGCGTCTGGGGGTGAGGCTGAACCGATAGCGTCTGCTGCGTGA
- a CDS encoding LysR family transcriptional regulator, translated as MSSRITLRQLQAFIAVAQAQSFTRAAERLNLAQPIVSGLVRDLEAEVGFRLFNRTTRRVEPTDAALEFLHDVERINDNVEMAVRRARDIGLRRRGHIAVGAPPLLAAALMPHVMADFASVAPGITVTLIDRPIADLLQMLKDGELHLAIGTFLRVDPAITRRSLVTDSFSLLCRTDHPLAALKRPRWRDLAGHALIALRGGNGIREQLERGYAAAGLTAEPLHEFSQLATVIAMVEAGFGITVLPLYGLAALPSEQLIARPLSGPSLKREFDVVHRADRTLSPGAITFIESLERAARALKQRHTTAVTRG; from the coding sequence ATGTCATCACGCATCACACTTCGCCAATTACAGGCTTTCATCGCTGTGGCGCAGGCCCAGAGCTTCACCCGCGCGGCGGAGCGGCTGAACCTGGCGCAACCCATCGTCTCCGGCCTCGTGCGCGATCTCGAGGCCGAGGTTGGCTTTCGCCTGTTCAATCGCACGACGCGCCGCGTCGAGCCGACCGATGCTGCCCTTGAATTTCTGCATGACGTCGAGCGGATCAACGACAATGTTGAGATGGCCGTGCGCCGCGCCCGCGACATCGGCCTGCGCCGCCGTGGCCACATCGCCGTCGGCGCACCGCCCCTGCTTGCAGCCGCGTTGATGCCGCATGTCATGGCCGATTTCGCCAGCGTCGCGCCGGGCATCACCGTGACCTTGATCGATCGCCCGATCGCCGACCTGCTTCAGATGCTGAAGGATGGCGAGCTGCATCTGGCGATCGGCACATTCCTACGCGTCGATCCAGCGATCACGCGCCGCTCCCTCGTCACCGATTCCTTCTCGCTGCTGTGCCGGACGGATCATCCGCTCGCTGCATTGAAGAGGCCACGCTGGCGCGACCTCGCCGGCCATGCGCTGATCGCGCTACGCGGCGGCAACGGTATTCGCGAACAACTCGAACGCGGCTACGCTGCCGCCGGACTAACGGCCGAGCCGCTGCATGAGTTCAGCCAGCTGGCGACAGTCATCGCCATGGTCGAGGCGGGCTTCGGCATCACCGTACTGCCGCTTTATGGGTTAGCGGCACTGCCATCGGAGCAGCTCATCGCGCGCCCGCTGAGCGGGCCGTCGTTGAAGCGCGAGTTCGATGTGGTCCATCGCGCTGACCGCACGCTCTCGCCTGGCGCGATCACCTTCATCGAGAGCTTGGAGCGCGCGGCAAGAGCTTTGAAGCAACGCCACACCACCGCTGTCACACGCGGCTAG